The DNA segment GCACCATCAGATTCAGGGTAATGTCGATATAGGGCTTGGAAATGAGTTCGCCCGATACGCGGATTTCAAAGGCTTCGCCCGTGAGCGGCAGTGCCATCAGGAGGGCGGTAAGAAACTGGCTGGACACGCTGCCGTTTACGGTAACGCTGCGTGTGCCGTTGTCATGCCGCCGTCCGATGGCAAGCGGGGGGTAGCCGGAGTTTTCGAGATAGCGGATGTCCGCGCCGGCGCAGCGCAGGGCATCGACGAGGTCGCCGATGGGGCGTTCGTGCATACGGGGGATGCCGCGCAGGGTGTAGCGGCCGCCGAGTACGGCCAGCGCGGCGGTCAGCGGGCGGAAGGCGGTGCCGGCATTGCCGAGGAACAAATCGGCTTCGCCCACGGGAAAACGGCCGCCGCAGCCGTGTACTTTGAGGCCGTCTGAAAGGTTTTCCGAGAGGGCTTCGGTGCGGATGCCGAGTGCGGCGAGGGCTTCAAGCATACGGGCGGTGTCGTCCGATTGCAGCAGCGAACGGATGATGCAGGCGTTGTCGGAGAGGGCGGCCAAGAGCAGGGTGCGGTTGCTGATGCTTTTGGAGCCGGGCAGGGCGACGGTTGACGGTTTGAGGCGGCGGGGGGTAAGACGGAGGAAAGATGGCATGGCGGCGTGCTGGAACAAGTAAACAAGGCTTGCTATTATGCCAAGAATTGTTAATTTGAGGAACGGACGAAAATGGCAGACGTAATCGCAATCGACGGCCCGAGCGCGTCGGGAAAAGGTACGGTGGCTTCGCGCGTGGCGGAGGCTTTTGGTATGGACTATTTGGATTCGGGCGCACTGTACCGTTTGACCGCGCTTTATGCGCAGCGGCAGGGTGCGGCATGGTCGGATGGAACTGCGGTGGCGGTTTTGGCGGCAAACCTGCCTGCGGAATTTGCGGACGGAAAAATACTGCTGGACGGCGAAGACGTGGGCGCGGAAATCCGCAGCGAGGCAGTCGGCATGGGTGCGTCGGAAGTGGCGCGGCATCCGGAAGTGCGTACCGCGCTGCTGCAACGCCAGCGTGATTTTCAGACGGCCTCCGGGCTGGTGGCCGACGGGCGCGATATGGGTTCCGTGGTGTTTCCCGATGCCGTACTCAAAATATTCCTGACCGCTTCGGCGCAGATAAGGGCGCAACGCCGCGCCGCGCAGCTCGGCCTGCCGTGCGAAGGTGCGGCGTTTGAGCGCATTTTGTCGGACATCGAAGCCCGCGACGAGGCCGACCGCTGCCGCGAGGCCGCACCGCTCAAACAACTCCCCGACGCGCTGCTGCTGGATACCTCGGATATGGGTATCGAAGAAGCAGTAAAAAAAGTGATTGATTGGTATGAACAAAAACAAAAGTAAGATATAATCCGCGCTTTCGTTTTCAGACGGCCTCATCCGAACGGAATGGCCGTCTGAAAACATATGTGTCGGCCGCCCGCCGGGAGGGCGCGCCGCTTCCCCAACCCCAAACCCCGCGTGCCCGGCAACGCAAAGAAAGATTTAGCAAATATGGAAAATTTTGCCCAGTTGTTGGAAGAGTACTCCGCCGTTCAGGAAATGAACCAGGGAGAAGTGATTACCGCCGAAGTGGTGGCCATTGAAGACAAATTCGTCATCGTCAATGCCGGCCTGAAATCGGAATCGCTGATTGACATCAACGAGTTCAAAAATATGCAAGGCGAAGTGGAAGTCAAAGTAGGCGACTTCGTTACCGTTACTATCGAATCCGTGGAAAACGGCTTCGGCGAAACCAAACTCTCGCGCGAAAAAGCCAAACGTGCCGCCGACTGGATTGCTTTGGAAGAAGCTATGGAAAACGGCGACATCCTCTCCGGCCTGATTAGCGGCAAAGTCAAAGGCGGCCTCACCGTGATGATCAACAGCATCCGCGCCTTCCTGCCCGGCTCGCTCTTGGATGTCCGCCCGATTAAAGATACCTCGCACTTTGAAGGCAAAGAAATCGAATTCAAAGTCATCAAGTTGGATAAAAAACGCAACAACGTCGTTGTTTCCCGCCGCGCCGTTCTCGAAGCCACTTTGGGCGAAGAACGCAAAGCTCTGCTGGAAAACCTGCAGGAAGGTACGGTAGTCAAAGGCGTGGTGAAAAACATTACCGACTATGGTGCATTCGTCGATTTGGGCGGCATCGACGGCCTGCTGCACATTACCGACCTGGCATGGCGCCGTGTGAAACACCCGAGCGAAGTGCTGGAAGTCGGTCAGGAAGTGGAAGCCAAAGTTCTGAAATTCGACCAGGACAAACAGCGCGTCTCCCTCGGCGTGAAACAACTGGGCGAAGATCCTTGGAACGGCCTTGCCCGCCGCTACCCGCAGGGTACCCGCCTGTTCGGCAAAGTGTCCAACCTGACCGACTACGGCGCGTTTGTCGAAATCGAACAGGGCATCGAAGGTTTGGTGCACGTTTCCGAAATGGACTGGACCAACAAAAACGTCCATCCGAGCAAAGTCGTCCAATTGGGCGACGAAGCCGAAGTGATGATTCTGGAAATCGACGAAGACCGCCGCCGCATCAGCCTGGGCATGAAACAGTGCCAGGCCAATCCGTGGGAAGATTTCGCCGCCAACTATAACAAAGGCGACAAAATCAAAGGTGCGGTCAAATCCATTACCGATTTCGGCGTGTTCGTCGGCCTGGCCGGCAATATCGACGGTTTGGTACACCTTTCCGACCTTTCTTGGAGCGAAACCGGCGAAGAAGCCGTACGCAAATACAAAAAAGGCGAGGAAGTGGAAGCTGTCGTGTTGGCCATCGATGTCGAAAAAGAACGCATTTCCCTGGGCATCAAACAGCTCGAGGGCGATCCGTTCGGCAACTTCATCAGCGTCAACGACAAAGGTTCGCTGGTAAAAGGCACGGTGAAATCCGTGGAAGCCAAAGGCGCGGTTATCGCCTTGGCTGAGGAAGTGGAAGGCTACCTGCCTGCTTCCGAATTTGCCGCCGACCGCGTGGAAGATCTGACTACCAAGCTGAAAGAAGGCGACGCAGTGGAAGCGGTTGTGATTACCGTCGACCGTAAAAACCGCAGCATCAAGCTGTCGGTCAAAGCGAAAGACGCTAAAGAAAACCGCGAAGCCCTGAATTCCGTCAATGCCGCAGCTACTGCCAATGCCGGTACCACCAGCCTGGGCGATCTGCTGAAAGCCAAACTGTCCGGCAATCAGGAATAAGCACGGGAAACAGTCATGACCAAATCAGAGTTAATGGCTCGTTTGGCCGAAGTTTTTGCCGACAAGCATCCTTTGTCGCCGCTGATGTCGAAAGATGTCGAATACAGCGTCAAGGTGCTGGTGGATACGATGACCCGTTCGCTGGCACGCGGACAGCGTATCGAAATCAGAGGCTTCGGCAGTTTCGATTTGAACCACCGCCCCGCGCGGCAGGGCCGCAACCCGAAAACGGGCGACAAAGTGGATGTGCCGGAAAAACACGTTCCGCACTTTAAGCCCGGCAAAGAGCTGCGCGAGCGTGTCGATCAGTCGGCTGCCGTCTGAGCCCGGGTTTGAAAGCAAGGGTGCCGTATTGTGCGGCACCCTTTTTGCATCTGCCGTTTGCGCAGTGCCGCACGGATGGGCAGGGTAAACATTGTGTATAATGCACGGCATATGCAAAAGGCCGTCTGAAAATTATGTCCGACCATCATTCCAAGCGTTTTACCCCTCCTCCTTACCACAACCACAGCCCGCTTACCTGGTATCAGGC comes from the Kingella potus genome and includes:
- the cmk gene encoding (d)CMP kinase; amino-acid sequence: MADVIAIDGPSASGKGTVASRVAEAFGMDYLDSGALYRLTALYAQRQGAAWSDGTAVAVLAANLPAEFADGKILLDGEDVGAEIRSEAVGMGASEVARHPEVRTALLQRQRDFQTASGLVADGRDMGSVVFPDAVLKIFLTASAQIRAQRRAAQLGLPCEGAAFERILSDIEARDEADRCREAAPLKQLPDALLLDTSDMGIEEAVKKVIDWYEQKQK
- the rpsA gene encoding 30S ribosomal protein S1 codes for the protein MCRPPAGRARRFPNPKPRVPGNAKKDLANMENFAQLLEEYSAVQEMNQGEVITAEVVAIEDKFVIVNAGLKSESLIDINEFKNMQGEVEVKVGDFVTVTIESVENGFGETKLSREKAKRAADWIALEEAMENGDILSGLISGKVKGGLTVMINSIRAFLPGSLLDVRPIKDTSHFEGKEIEFKVIKLDKKRNNVVVSRRAVLEATLGEERKALLENLQEGTVVKGVVKNITDYGAFVDLGGIDGLLHITDLAWRRVKHPSEVLEVGQEVEAKVLKFDQDKQRVSLGVKQLGEDPWNGLARRYPQGTRLFGKVSNLTDYGAFVEIEQGIEGLVHVSEMDWTNKNVHPSKVVQLGDEAEVMILEIDEDRRRISLGMKQCQANPWEDFAANYNKGDKIKGAVKSITDFGVFVGLAGNIDGLVHLSDLSWSETGEEAVRKYKKGEEVEAVVLAIDVEKERISLGIKQLEGDPFGNFISVNDKGSLVKGTVKSVEAKGAVIALAEEVEGYLPASEFAADRVEDLTTKLKEGDAVEAVVITVDRKNRSIKLSVKAKDAKENREALNSVNAAATANAGTTSLGDLLKAKLSGNQE
- a CDS encoding integration host factor subunit beta, whose product is MTKSELMARLAEVFADKHPLSPLMSKDVEYSVKVLVDTMTRSLARGQRIEIRGFGSFDLNHRPARQGRNPKTGDKVDVPEKHVPHFKPGKELRERVDQSAAV